A genomic region of Botrytis cinerea B05.10 chromosome 9, complete sequence contains the following coding sequences:
- the Bcnop13 gene encoding Bcnop13 — protein sequence MAPLIVESDAMDSVKDHKKERKEKKEKKESKKRKSSAITEQPVSTESMDIDTEMTGADETTPIESKKKRSKKEKKDKKEEPVEASEEMDEANSTETQEEIAETNNDETSEEPPTKKRKSSVDEIEVDITLPEPPSKKALRRLKKGKPLPPSKSGAESSPEPEAKKKAEVEKRSGHGVWVGNLPWSVSKEELRKWFVEFSDLEEEHITRIHMPGPNDGKPANKVEKKFGKPVHNKGFAYVDFATEEQVKLAVELSEQLLTGRRLLIKDNKSFEGRPEKKEAVIEGKPPSKKIFVGNLRFDATEEVIKEHFEKCGAIEKIHVATFEDSGKCKGYAWVTFEEVSAAQSAVKGWVLIEEDLSDAESSSESSDSDSDSDSENETKPKAEKSKKPKTKTRKWWVNKIQGRPLRMEFAEDDQLRYKKRYGKDGSKNPNERHPREERESGGRVGANDEPVVPRVPGEKRERPERPVKKVEYRSSYAPRLTGGIVESEGKKTKL from the coding sequence ATGGCACCATTAATTGTTGAATCAGACGCCATGGACTCAGTGAAAGATCacaagaaagagagaaaggagaagaaggaaaagaaagagagcaAAAAGAGAAAGTCGAGTGCTATTACAGAACAACCAGTTTCCACCGAGTCAATGGATATCGATACAGAGATGACAGGTGCTGATGAAACAACCCCAATCGAATCTAAAAAGAAGCGctcgaagaaggagaagaaagataagAAAGAGGAACCAGTTGAGGCTTCAGAGGAAATGGACGAAGCAAATTCAACAGAAACTCAAGAAGAAATCGCAGAAACAAATAACGATGAAACATCTGAAGAACCACCAACCAAAAAACGCAAATCCTCCGTTGACGAAATTGAAGTCGATATCACTCTCCCAGAACCTCCTTCCAAGAAAGCTCTCCGTCGTctgaagaaaggaaaaccACTTCCCCCTTCCAAATCTGGCGCAGAATCCTCTCCCGAACCCGAAGCCAAAAAGAAGGCCGAAGTAGAAAAGCGTTCAGGTCATGGTGTGTGGGTAGGAAATTTACCTTGGAGTGtatcaaaagaagaattacGCAAATGGTTTGTGGAATTCTCGGATCTTGAAGAGGAGCACATCACCAGAATTCATATGCCTGGTCCTAATGATGGAAAGCCTGCGAACAAGGTGGAGAAGAAGTTTGGAAAGCCCGTTCATAATAAGGGATTTGCTTATGTGGATTTTGCTACGGAGGAACAGGTCAAATTGGCAGTTGAATTATCTGAACAGTTGCTCACTGGCCGAAGACTTCTCATTAAAGACAACAAATCTTTTGAGGGCCGaccagaaaagaaggaggCTGTAATTGAAGGGAAGCCACCCAGCAAGAAGATCTTTGTCGGCAACTTACGATTTGATGCTACGGAAGAAGTTATCAAGGAGCATTTTGAAAAGTGTGGAGCCATTGAAAAGATTCACGTTGCGACATTCGAAGATTCTGGAAAATGCAAAGGTTACGCGTGGGTTACATTCGAGGAAGTATCAGCTGCGCAGAGTGCAGTTAAGGGTTGGGTTTTAATCGAAGAAGATCTCTCCGATGCGGAATCTTCATCTGAGTCCAGCGATTCCGATTCCGATTCCGATTCAGAAAACgaaaccaaaccaaaagcaGAGAAGtcaaagaaaccaaaaacTAAAACGAGAAAATGGTGGGTGAACAAGATTCAAGGACGTCCTTTACGTATGGAATTTGCAGAGGATGATCAATTGAGATATAAGAAGCGATATGGAAAGGATGGATCCAAGAACCCCAACGAAAGACACCCACGCGAGGAACGTGAATCTGGTGGTAGAGTTGGAGCTAATGATGAGCCTGTCGTGCCGAGAGTTCCAGGagaaaagagggagagacCAGAGAGACCTGTTAAGAAAGTTGAGTACAGATCATCTTATGCACCACGTCTGACGGGTGGTATTGTAGAGagtgaaggaaagaaaactaAGTTGTAG